The Helianthus annuus cultivar XRQ/B chromosome 16, HanXRQr2.0-SUNRISE, whole genome shotgun sequence genome includes a window with the following:
- the LOC110915723 gene encoding cytochrome c oxidase assembly protein COX19, whose amino-acid sequence MSAGGAFGGNRGARPVPPEKGVFPLDHMHLCDQEKKEYISCLKTSGHKSEICRHLSKKYLECRMEKNLMAKQDMSELGFRTDDKSQESNMKIQDEMEG is encoded by the exons ATGAGTGCag GTGGAGCATTTGGAGGGAACCGAGGTGCACGACCAGTGCCACCAGAAAAAGGAGTATTTCCGTTGGACCATATGCATTTATGTGACCAG GAGAAGAAAGAATATATAAGCTGTCTTAAAACATCGGGGCATAAATCTGAGATTTGCAGACATCTTTCTAAGAAGTACCTCGAATGCCGTATGGAAAA GAATTTGATGGCGAAACAGGATATGTCAGAATTAGGTTTTCGGACGGACGACAAGTCACAAGAGTCGAATATGAAAATCCAAGATGAAATGGAGGGATGA
- the LOC118488161 gene encoding uncharacterized protein LOC118488161: protein MDIMDMDDQIKNFLCYLECGSLYIYREFNSLPKYQLFNEVVIDEIGWVDFYASLKSKFQYDGRRSRQHAIQAEKEIILYTVLTVCYDVFSGFAHYTNSSQQPLDSNVLTFLFQSQTLLSNCLEGYWAAYDKSGVTMKFTENVATDSTSFSEVRSKPIEFVKRESDLDQSRVTKGINAAEIKPIKVVEKEYGAEKKRLHERLLRKSKEHLITATNVFLTGTRLLFIDVADFIGLLAKRLHGKKITSREKRKIKRTLHDIINLVPITIIMIIPMSAVGHAAVLAAINKYVPSMIPSPYSSERLNLVRQFKRIKKMQVESWAFEDKSFTVAMP, encoded by the exons ATGGATATAATGGACATGGATGACCAGATTAAGAATTTCCTTTG TTACTTAGAGTGCGGCAGCCTCTATATATATCGAGAATTCAACTCTCTACCAAAGTATCAACTCTTCAACGAG GTAGTTATCGATGAAATTGGATGGGTCGACTTTTACGCTTCACTTAAATCCAAGTTCCAATATGATGGGAGAAGATCTAGACAACATGCTATACAAGCCGAAAAGGAGATCATCCTTTATACTGTTCTTACAGTTTGCTACGATGTTTTTAGCGGATTTGCACACTACACAAACTCTTCGCAACAACCCTTGGATTCTAATGTGCTTACATTTTTGTTTCAAAg TCAAACCCTGTTATCTAATTGCCTGGAgggttattgggctgcttatgatAAATCGGG CGTGACGATGAAGTTTACAGAAAATGTTGCTACTGATTCAACTTCATTCTCGGAAGTGCGATCAAAGCCAATTGAGTTCGTTAAAAGGGAAAGTGATCTTGATCAATCTAGAGTGACCAAG GGGATAAATGCAGCGGAAATCAAACCTATAAAAGTCGTTGAGAAGGAATACGGGGCGGAAAAAAAACGTTTGCATGAACGTTTACTGAGGAAGTCCAAAGAACATCTGATTACCGCTACTAAT GTTTTTTTGACGGGTACTCGGTTACTATTCATAGATGTAGCAGATTTTATCGGTCTTCTTGCAAAGCGACTGCATGGCAAAAAGATTACGAGTAGAGAAAAAAGGAAAATAAAGCGAACACTACATGATATCATCAATCTTGTTCCGATTACAATCATAATGATAATTCCT ATGTCGGCGGTAGGGCATGCAGCAGTATTAGCGGCAATCAATAAATACGTCCCATCGATG ATTCCTTCTCCATATTCGTCCGAACGGCTGAATCTGGTGAGACAATTTAAGAGAATAAAGAAGATGCAAGTTGAATCATGGGCCTTTGAAGATAAAAGCTTTACAGTGGCAATGCCGTAA